A window of Cryptomeria japonica chromosome 3, Sugi_1.0, whole genome shotgun sequence contains these coding sequences:
- the LOC131033119 gene encoding LOB domain-containing protein 11 has translation MSRTVSPCAACKVQRRKCGDKCLLAPYFPPNDPQKFFVVHKLYGASNIAKILRDIPAEKRADTVTSLVYEASVRVNDPIYGCTGAICRLQKQVLHLQSQLETTKAELLNVQANLASFVTGFCNSGETATRMDLVHQNDPLSNNEVIVSQYDEDPFGLWAPL, from the exons ATGTCTCGTACTGTTTCCCCGTGTGCCGCTTGCAAGGTTCAGCGAAGAAAATGTGGAGATAAATGCCTCCTCGCTCCTTATTTCCCACCAAACGATCCTCAAAAATTCTTCGTAGTACACAAATTATATGGAGCAAGCAATATTGCCAAAATCCTTCGG GATATTCCGGCTGAAAAGAGAGCAGATACTGTAACAAGTCTGGTATACGAGGCAAGTGTGAGAGTGAATGATCCAATCTACGGCTGCACTGGTGCCATTTGTCGATTGCAGAAGCAAGTATTGCATCTCCAATCACAACTAGAAACCACTAAGGCAGAGCTCCTGAATGTACAGGCTAATCTTGCGTCTTTTGTCACCGGGTTTTGTAATTCCGGTGAAACAGCAACTAGAATGGATTTGGTACATCAAAACGATCCATTGAGTAATAACGAAGTAATAGTTTCACAATACGACGAGGACCCATTTGGATTATGGGCGCCACTGTGA